The Prosthecobacter algae genome includes a window with the following:
- a CDS encoding DUF4340 domain-containing protein: MHPRTTAFLLLLVVALGAVILGVERYLPSTRELREMKKGPVKFNKSEVTQFEIDSSGGDGVSLARDKGIWWVRRPFNDHADPDKVTKLLDELLSIGWIERVHRAEFDEAGWAKTALDQPRQKLRLMVGSDTVLEVWLGSAAAIEGSHYLAVQKSNDSEETAYYVAKTTLPDLLKPTPKDWRDSKLVRLAAEQVTGIKLVQEGGQIELVRVPGKAGWILAKPLSTRGSKEKIGELLSTLLNLEIKDAVEVTTGAATAIEGGTATAAINGQPLKITLTAQQDETTIQTEITITKPQPDSLETKATVSHRRPIFTVLSKSLADLWSQPNDLRDRMLARIETEAVAAVRIDSQVFAPVLLEKKQESWFLRRHNKLEPANGDRVARLFEALNSHPIRSYASDSAANLAGYGLDKPFLTLTFSSADGRAMKLFFGANAERTEFFAKYEAEPSVYQIDASLLPSIPQDGIKWKGLGAIRFTQFALRKISLAMGTQPPVELSYDPTTAQWTGARAGRDITAMIDRVKADRLAGSLAKFNVQDWSADATNAIQALKTPALRVVVTLGEPGTNTGPTRDIEMNFSPTQPDMDTALYFGQVDKGPDVFYVTRSSLLELLAPVFKSE; encoded by the coding sequence ATGCACCCGCGTACCACGGCTTTTTTGCTGCTTCTTGTTGTCGCCCTTGGCGCTGTCATCCTCGGGGTCGAACGTTACCTGCCCTCCACCCGTGAGCTTCGGGAAATGAAGAAGGGCCCGGTGAAGTTCAACAAGAGCGAGGTGACCCAGTTTGAGATTGATTCCAGCGGCGGCGATGGCGTCTCCCTGGCTCGTGACAAAGGCATCTGGTGGGTGCGCCGACCCTTCAATGACCATGCCGATCCTGATAAGGTGACCAAGCTGCTAGATGAACTTCTGTCCATTGGCTGGATTGAGCGCGTGCATCGTGCGGAATTTGACGAGGCAGGCTGGGCCAAGACGGCCCTGGATCAGCCCCGGCAAAAGCTACGGCTGATGGTGGGCAGCGATACCGTGCTGGAAGTCTGGCTGGGCTCCGCCGCCGCGATTGAGGGCAGCCATTATTTGGCCGTGCAAAAGTCAAACGACAGCGAGGAGACCGCCTATTACGTGGCCAAGACCACCCTCCCGGACCTGCTCAAACCCACGCCGAAGGACTGGCGGGACAGCAAGCTGGTGCGCTTGGCGGCAGAGCAGGTGACTGGGATCAAGCTCGTCCAGGAAGGCGGGCAGATTGAGCTGGTCCGCGTGCCTGGAAAGGCAGGCTGGATTTTGGCCAAGCCGCTGAGCACCCGTGGCAGCAAGGAGAAGATCGGCGAACTGCTTTCCACCCTCCTCAATCTAGAGATCAAAGATGCGGTGGAAGTCACCACGGGGGCGGCCACCGCCATCGAGGGCGGCACCGCCACGGCGGCCATCAATGGCCAGCCGCTGAAGATCACCCTCACGGCCCAGCAGGATGAAACCACCATCCAGACAGAGATCACCATCACCAAGCCCCAGCCGGATTCGCTGGAGACAAAGGCCACTGTCAGCCACCGCCGCCCGATCTTTACCGTGCTTTCCAAATCGCTGGCGGATCTGTGGTCCCAGCCCAATGACCTGCGCGATCGCATGCTGGCCCGCATCGAGACGGAGGCCGTCGCTGCGGTCCGTATTGATTCGCAGGTGTTTGCCCCGGTGTTGCTGGAAAAGAAACAGGAGTCCTGGTTCCTGCGCCGCCACAACAAGCTGGAGCCTGCCAATGGCGACCGTGTGGCGCGTCTGTTTGAGGCTCTGAACTCCCACCCCATCCGCAGTTATGCCTCAGACTCCGCCGCCAATCTCGCCGGTTACGGCCTGGACAAGCCCTTTTTGACCCTCACGTTCAGTTCGGCCGATGGCCGGGCGATGAAGCTCTTTTTTGGGGCCAATGCAGAGCGCACGGAGTTTTTTGCCAAGTATGAGGCCGAGCCCAGTGTTTACCAGATTGATGCCTCGCTGCTGCCCAGCATTCCGCAGGATGGCATCAAGTGGAAGGGGCTGGGGGCCATACGCTTCACCCAGTTTGCCCTGCGGAAAATCAGCCTCGCCATGGGCACCCAGCCGCCTGTGGAGCTTTCTTATGACCCCACCACCGCGCAGTGGACCGGCGCACGCGCGGGCCGGGACATCACGGCCATGATTGATCGCGTGAAGGCCGACCGGCTGGCCGGATCGCTGGCGAAATTCAATGTTCAGGACTGGTCTGCCGATGCCACCAATGCCATCCAGGCGCTGAAGACACCGGCGCTGCGGGTGGTGGTGACGCTGGGCGAGCCCGGGACGAACACCGGGCCAACCCGGGACATCGAGATGAACTTTTCACCCACACAGCCCGACATGGATACCGCCCTGTATTTTGGCCAGGTGGACAAAGGGCCAGACGTTTTCTACGTCACCCGTTCGTCGCTGCTGGAACTGCTGGCTCCCGTGTTCAAGTCCGAATAG
- a CDS encoding alanine--glyoxylate aminotransferase family protein codes for MSTHVKLYIPGPVEVSPATFAAMSQPMMGHRGKGFQDLYAEIQPMLQTLFGTQQQVFLSTSSAWGVMEGSIRNLVKKKVLNCCNGAFSDKWLDVSKRCGKQAEAYQVEWGQPILAEEIDKRLATGEFDAVTFIHNETSTGVLSPLTEIAALKKKYPDVMFITDSVSGFTTLPVNFDELGIDVLLTGSQKAFALPPGLALFTASEAAMARAATVEDRGYYFDFIEFKANGEKSMTPSTPCISLIYGLRHQLKAMFAEGLENRYARHARLNGMVHDWVRRNGFEFFAPEGYRSKSLTCVANNKEIDVAAFIGLLKKNHSLIIDGGYGKLKGKTFRISNMGDETDESIGAVIAALDDSLAKL; via the coding sequence ATGAGCACCCACGTCAAACTCTACATCCCTGGTCCCGTCGAAGTCAGCCCCGCTACCTTCGCGGCCATGTCCCAGCCCATGATGGGCCACCGTGGCAAAGGCTTCCAGGATCTGTATGCGGAGATCCAGCCGATGCTGCAGACTCTCTTTGGCACCCAACAGCAGGTCTTTCTCAGCACCTCCTCCGCCTGGGGCGTGATGGAAGGCTCCATCCGCAACCTGGTGAAAAAGAAAGTCCTCAACTGCTGCAACGGCGCGTTTTCTGACAAGTGGCTGGATGTCTCCAAGCGCTGTGGCAAGCAGGCAGAAGCCTACCAGGTGGAATGGGGCCAGCCCATCCTGGCCGAAGAGATCGACAAGCGTCTCGCCACCGGTGAGTTCGATGCCGTCACCTTCATCCACAATGAGACCTCCACAGGTGTGCTCAGCCCCCTGACAGAGATCGCCGCCCTGAAGAAAAAATATCCGGATGTCATGTTCATCACGGACTCCGTTTCCGGCTTCACCACCCTGCCGGTGAACTTCGACGAACTGGGCATTGATGTCCTGCTGACCGGCAGCCAGAAAGCCTTCGCTCTGCCTCCAGGGCTGGCTCTCTTCACCGCATCCGAAGCGGCCATGGCCCGCGCTGCCACGGTGGAAGACCGCGGCTACTACTTCGACTTCATCGAGTTCAAGGCCAATGGCGAGAAGAGCATGACGCCGAGCACTCCGTGCATCAGCCTCATCTATGGCCTGCGCCATCAGCTCAAGGCCATGTTTGCCGAAGGCCTGGAAAACCGTTACGCCCGCCACGCCCGCCTCAACGGCATGGTGCATGACTGGGTGCGCCGAAACGGCTTCGAATTCTTCGCGCCAGAAGGCTACCGTTCCAAGTCGCTGACCTGCGTGGCCAACAACAAGGAGATTGATGTCGCCGCCTTCATCGGCCTGCTGAAGAAGAATCACAGCCTCATCATTGATGGCGGCTACGGGAAGCTGAAGGGCAAGACCTTCCGCATCTCCAACATGGGTGATGAGACCGATGAAAGCATTGGTGCCGTTATCGCCGCTCTCGATGACAGCCTTGCCAAGCTGTAA
- a CDS encoding zinc ribbon domain-containing protein: MSFKPPGQCTACGEWVPRGAVACDDCGACAKSGWKENREVYDGLDLPDDDDFDYDEFVSREFGAAKPRRGMNRELFWRWVAAIVLAVMVLGYLVAAF, encoded by the coding sequence ATGTCTTTCAAGCCTCCTGGTCAATGTACCGCCTGCGGTGAATGGGTGCCCCGTGGAGCCGTGGCCTGCGATGATTGCGGGGCCTGTGCCAAATCGGGGTGGAAGGAGAACCGGGAAGTCTATGACGGGCTCGACCTGCCGGATGACGACGACTTCGACTACGATGAATTTGTCAGCCGGGAATTCGGTGCCGCCAAACCGAGGCGCGGCATGAACCGCGAACTTTTCTGGCGCTGGGTGGCCGCGATTGTCTTGGCCGTGATGGTGCTGGGCTATCTGGTGGCGGCGTTTTGA
- a CDS encoding LpxI family protein yields the protein MSPDLSSIALIAGNGIYPETFVKAARRAGVQRLVVAAFVNETKPELAEMVDAIEWFRVGQLSKMISFFVRQGVKQTVMVGQIAPKNLFDLRPDLRLLMMLARLKQRNAETLFGAISDEMTKDGIHLLPATTFLEDLMPARGHVAGPAIKKRRWEDADYGFTIAKESSRLDIGQTVVVKNGTVLAVEAFEGTNEAVKRGGAMGKGGATMVKVSKPNQDMRFDVPVIGPDTIRTAAEAGVDLIAVEAGKTLLLGLEELRQECQQRKVSVIAL from the coding sequence ATGTCCCCCGATCTCTCCTCCATCGCCCTCATTGCCGGGAACGGCATTTACCCAGAGACATTTGTCAAAGCCGCACGCCGGGCCGGGGTGCAGCGCCTGGTGGTGGCGGCTTTTGTGAATGAGACGAAGCCGGAACTCGCAGAGATGGTGGATGCCATCGAGTGGTTCCGTGTGGGGCAGCTCAGTAAAATGATATCATTCTTTGTTAGGCAAGGGGTGAAGCAGACGGTCATGGTGGGGCAGATCGCCCCAAAGAACCTCTTTGACCTACGGCCAGACCTGCGGCTGCTGATGATGCTGGCGCGGCTGAAGCAGCGGAATGCGGAGACACTTTTTGGTGCCATCAGCGATGAGATGACCAAGGATGGTATTCACCTGCTGCCTGCCACCACCTTCCTGGAAGATCTCATGCCTGCCCGTGGCCATGTGGCAGGGCCAGCCATCAAGAAACGCCGCTGGGAAGATGCGGACTATGGATTCACGATTGCCAAGGAGAGCAGCCGGCTGGACATCGGCCAGACCGTGGTGGTGAAAAACGGCACCGTGCTGGCGGTGGAGGCCTTTGAGGGGACGAACGAGGCCGTGAAGCGTGGCGGGGCCATGGGCAAAGGCGGAGCCACGATGGTGAAAGTCTCCAAACCCAATCAGGACATGCGCTTTGATGTACCAGTTATCGGCCCGGACACCATTCGAACAGCGGCGGAGGCCGGGGTGGACTTGATTGCCGTGGAAGCAGGGAAAACCTTGTTGTTAGGCCTGGAAGAACTTCGCCAGGAATGCCAACAAAGGAAGGTGAGCGTGATCGCTTTGTAG
- a CDS encoding tetratricopeptide repeat protein, whose product MLLTALKVKLAAMVAVAGLNTDEMDKPSDAFQAVLKQLEADQKAASEKPGSGPDVNASFNTALAKVNELAKAGDKDALYALAHWGVLSNSNVNEIVELYRKAAALGQVLAKAELAQVLLQAAQQDPERLAEAVKLIQEAEAANNKVARRLLANLHLSGIGGVEKSVAKAKALLEKGSAEGDGEATLGLSQLYAAGVDGLPKDEAKSLEYLIKATEQKNAVAMSTYAARLFDGDPVVEGSKQLVKKDPEAALKMFEDAAATGFAAANRLLGAIYESGLGGKTRDLKKAVEYFTKAANANDAQALFRLGNYFEAGLNEGEGEKAVSVVQQNAKSALDLYRLAAQNGLSEAFFNVGVYYETGTVVDKDPEKAFTFQLRAANSGLPQAQHRVATYYQNGTGVEQDLVAAMGWYQRAAGSNFALSQIALGQMYEIGAGTRADPAAAAQMYTNAAEQGAPMAMLRLASLNERGLGTAKNEPNLAQALAYAKLAMDASNKAELAVKYHDELKAKMTAAQISEATKLYESKKKAAAAPATPAKPAGSGKK is encoded by the coding sequence ATGTTACTCACAGCCCTCAAAGTAAAACTGGCCGCCATGGTCGCCGTCGCCGGTCTCAACACCGACGAAATGGACAAGCCTAGCGACGCCTTCCAGGCCGTCCTCAAACAGCTTGAAGCCGACCAGAAAGCCGCCTCTGAAAAGCCCGGTTCAGGACCCGACGTCAACGCCTCTTTCAACACTGCTCTGGCCAAGGTCAATGAACTGGCCAAAGCCGGTGACAAAGACGCACTGTATGCGCTCGCCCATTGGGGCGTGCTGAGCAACAGCAACGTCAACGAGATCGTCGAGCTGTACCGCAAGGCAGCCGCCCTCGGTCAGGTGCTCGCCAAGGCCGAACTGGCCCAGGTGCTCCTCCAGGCCGCCCAGCAGGATCCTGAACGTCTGGCCGAAGCCGTGAAGCTCATCCAGGAAGCTGAAGCCGCCAACAACAAGGTGGCCCGCCGCCTTCTGGCCAATCTCCACCTCTCCGGCATTGGCGGTGTGGAAAAGAGCGTGGCCAAGGCCAAGGCCCTGCTGGAAAAAGGCAGCGCTGAAGGCGATGGCGAAGCCACTCTGGGCCTCAGCCAGCTCTATGCAGCCGGCGTGGACGGTCTGCCGAAGGATGAAGCCAAGTCCCTGGAATACCTCATTAAAGCCACCGAGCAGAAAAATGCCGTGGCCATGAGCACCTACGCAGCCCGCCTTTTTGATGGCGATCCTGTCGTCGAAGGCAGCAAGCAGTTGGTAAAGAAAGACCCTGAAGCCGCCCTCAAAATGTTTGAGGACGCCGCCGCGACTGGTTTCGCCGCTGCTAACCGCCTCCTGGGCGCAATCTATGAAAGCGGTCTGGGTGGCAAGACCCGCGACCTGAAAAAGGCCGTGGAATACTTCACCAAGGCTGCCAACGCCAACGATGCCCAGGCCCTCTTCCGCCTCGGCAACTACTTCGAAGCCGGCCTCAATGAAGGTGAAGGCGAGAAGGCTGTCTCCGTGGTGCAGCAGAATGCCAAGAGCGCTCTGGACCTTTACCGTCTGGCTGCCCAGAACGGCCTTTCCGAAGCCTTCTTCAACGTGGGTGTGTATTATGAAACCGGCACTGTGGTGGACAAGGATCCTGAAAAGGCTTTCACCTTCCAGCTTCGCGCTGCGAATTCCGGCCTGCCCCAGGCCCAGCACCGCGTGGCCACCTATTACCAGAATGGCACCGGCGTTGAGCAGGATCTCGTCGCCGCCATGGGCTGGTATCAGCGTGCCGCTGGTTCCAACTTTGCACTGAGCCAGATCGCTCTGGGACAGATGTATGAAATCGGTGCGGGCACCCGTGCAGATCCAGCCGCTGCCGCACAGATGTACACCAATGCTGCCGAGCAGGGCGCACCGATGGCGATGCTTCGCCTCGCTAGCCTCAACGAGCGTGGTCTGGGCACTGCCAAGAACGAGCCTAACCTCGCTCAGGCACTGGCCTACGCCAAGCTGGCCATGGACGCATCCAACAAGGCTGAACTGGCCGTCAAATACCATGACGAACTGAAGGCCAAGATGACCGCAGCTCAGATCTCTGAAGCGACTAAGCTGTATGAGAGCAAGAAAAAGGCGGCCGCAGCTCCAGCCACGCCAGCTAAGCCCGCTGGTTCCGGCAAAAAGTAA
- a CDS encoding DEAD/DEAH box helicase, with translation MSETRHSEPKKKASLLSRLKTGIKKAIGLGDKKKTPQAPEKAEPHRIAKMFPHEPSAPEGKTGERRRERDGPRRERGPRPERSGEERGPRPPRAERPEGQGDRPPREGDRPPRRERPERGDRPERGGERPRRGERPARERDAGDSKPRENFAALPPPPAPPVPEGPFPEAFQVLGLSDAVLAAIRETGYEKPTQIQERAIPVVLEGKDVVGASQTGTGKTAAFALPTLTRLGAPGGFRCLVLEPTRELAAQVVEQFEKYGKHTGLRVLLVHGGVGYEKQRRGLQEGVDVVVATPGRLLDFMQDGTANLNNLEVLILDEVDRMLDMGFLPDVRRIVERTPKSRQTLFFSATMPPQIQTLAEFALKDPVSIEIGIRFSPAETVSHYMYPVASDQRQELLLAILKQTHIDSLMIFTRTKAQADQIYAAVKEQGTYKVAVMHSDIRQSERERALKGFRDGEFEVIVATDLAARGLDVSGVTHVINYMVPENSEDYVHRIGRTGRAQKEGDAYTMFSAEELPYVASIERLISQKIERKKLEGFSYKYTTVLDEEDKARAILHGRGKKKRR, from the coding sequence GTGAGCGAAACGAGACATTCCGAGCCCAAGAAAAAAGCGTCCCTGCTGAGCCGCCTGAAGACAGGCATCAAAAAAGCCATTGGGCTGGGCGATAAAAAGAAGACACCGCAGGCTCCTGAAAAGGCCGAGCCTCACCGCATCGCCAAGATGTTTCCCCATGAGCCATCGGCTCCTGAGGGCAAGACGGGTGAACGCCGCCGCGAACGCGATGGCCCTCGTCGTGAAAGGGGCCCACGCCCTGAGCGCAGTGGTGAAGAGCGCGGCCCGCGCCCGCCACGTGCCGAGCGTCCTGAAGGCCAGGGAGACCGTCCGCCACGTGAAGGCGATCGCCCTCCCCGCCGTGAACGCCCCGAAAGAGGTGACCGTCCAGAACGCGGCGGCGAACGCCCTCGCCGTGGTGAACGCCCCGCCCGTGAACGCGATGCTGGCGACTCCAAGCCCCGCGAAAACTTTGCTGCGCTGCCACCACCGCCTGCACCCCCTGTGCCGGAAGGTCCTTTCCCAGAAGCTTTCCAGGTCCTTGGCCTCAGTGATGCCGTCCTCGCGGCCATTCGTGAGACGGGTTATGAAAAGCCCACCCAGATCCAGGAACGTGCGATTCCTGTCGTGCTTGAAGGCAAGGATGTCGTCGGTGCTTCCCAGACCGGGACTGGCAAGACGGCTGCTTTTGCCCTGCCTACCCTGACCCGCCTCGGTGCTCCTGGCGGCTTCCGCTGCCTAGTGCTGGAACCGACCCGCGAACTGGCCGCCCAGGTGGTCGAGCAGTTTGAAAAATACGGCAAACATACCGGCTTGCGTGTGCTTTTGGTCCACGGCGGTGTTGGTTATGAAAAACAGCGCAGAGGCCTGCAGGAAGGCGTGGATGTGGTGGTGGCCACTCCAGGTCGTTTGCTCGATTTCATGCAGGATGGCACGGCCAATCTGAACAACCTGGAAGTGCTGATCCTCGATGAAGTGGACCGCATGCTGGACATGGGCTTCCTGCCCGATGTGCGCCGCATCGTGGAGCGCACACCCAAGTCGCGTCAGACCCTGTTCTTCTCGGCCACCATGCCGCCCCAGATCCAGACGTTGGCGGAGTTTGCCCTGAAGGATCCGGTGAGCATTGAGATCGGTATCCGTTTCTCCCCTGCGGAGACGGTGAGCCATTACATGTATCCTGTGGCGAGCGATCAGCGCCAGGAACTGCTGCTGGCGATTCTGAAGCAGACTCACATTGACAGTCTCATGATCTTCACCCGCACGAAGGCGCAGGCAGATCAGATCTATGCGGCAGTGAAGGAACAGGGCACTTACAAAGTGGCTGTGATGCACTCCGACATTCGTCAGAGCGAACGCGAACGCGCTCTCAAAGGCTTCCGTGATGGTGAGTTTGAAGTCATCGTGGCAACGGACCTCGCGGCCCGTGGTCTGGATGTCAGCGGCGTCACCCACGTCATCAACTACATGGTGCCGGAGAACTCCGAAGACTACGTGCACCGCATCGGTCGTACCGGCCGTGCCCAGAAAGAAGGCGATGCCTACACCATGTTTAGCGCTGAGGAACTGCCCTACGTGGCCAGCATCGAACGCCTCATCAGCCAGAAGATCGAGCGCAAGAAGCTGGAAGGCTTCAGCTACAAATACACGACCGTGCTGGATGAAGAGGACAAGGCTCGCGCCATCCTTCATGGCCGTGGCAAGAAGAAGCGGAGGTAG
- a CDS encoding CAAX prenyl protease-related protein: MFAHLTRLRESATVAHVLPLAVFMLLNSVPGWFRIENPELPWYRQAPEHWLYPVQTFLTGGLLLFFARHYRLAPWRGLGLAAVLGIMGIVLWVAPAWLHERLVASGTPLPSWAEWLGVVERKEGFNPEVLSAWPAWQGASIGMRFVRMVVVVPLIEEIFWRSFLMRYVGAGERDWQQVPFGLHSWRVFGVVTVLVMLAHNPVDYLGAFVWGSLMYFVAVRTKSLGACVFMHAVGNLALGLYVCQTRQWGFW, from the coding sequence ATGTTCGCCCATCTGACACGACTTCGAGAATCCGCCACGGTGGCCCATGTGCTGCCGCTGGCGGTTTTTATGTTGTTAAACAGTGTCCCCGGCTGGTTCCGCATCGAGAACCCCGAGCTGCCCTGGTATCGGCAGGCACCTGAGCACTGGCTTTACCCCGTGCAGACGTTTTTGACGGGGGGCCTGCTCCTCTTTTTTGCGCGTCACTATCGGCTGGCACCGTGGCGTGGTTTGGGACTGGCTGCGGTGCTTGGCATCATGGGCATTGTCTTGTGGGTGGCTCCGGCCTGGCTGCATGAGCGGTTGGTAGCTTCAGGCACCCCTTTACCCAGTTGGGCAGAGTGGCTAGGCGTGGTGGAGCGGAAAGAGGGCTTTAATCCCGAAGTGCTCAGTGCCTGGCCAGCGTGGCAAGGGGCCTCCATCGGCATGCGCTTTGTCCGCATGGTCGTGGTGGTGCCGTTGATCGAAGAGATCTTCTGGCGGAGCTTCCTTATGCGCTACGTCGGGGCAGGGGAGCGTGACTGGCAGCAGGTGCCGTTTGGGCTGCACTCCTGGCGGGTCTTTGGTGTGGTGACAGTGCTGGTGATGCTGGCGCACAATCCGGTGGATTACCTGGGCGCGTTTGTCTGGGGTTCGCTGATGTATTTCGTGGCTGTGCGGACGAAAAGCCTGGGGGCCTGTGTTTTCATGCACGCGGTGGGAAATTTGGCCCTGGGGCTTTACGTATGCCAGACCCGCCAGTGGGGTTTTTGGTAA
- a CDS encoding MFS transporter, with the protein MSQPAAPQEITRLRDLSSHQKKSGLAAWLGWLFDGLDMHIYTLVATPFVAALLMKDGIAAPSGEVDTKASIIQAAFLVGWALGGGVFGWIGDRLGRSRTLVLTILFYAGFTGLSYFCTEWWHLLICRFLSALGIGGEWAVGASLLSETWPKKWRPWIAATLQTAVNMGVLLACLAGWLLKDDESHRTIFLVGILPALLTLWIRKAVPETEEWEEARKGTKPPRIGELFGKKVAGTTWRVMIICAVSLTAHWAFMFWQQSLIRALPEVKNLTGPEQTNAVVVALMYIMVGSIIGNYVAGAAAKIMGYRRAITLMLLAYGICMLTAFSQTWTHQQMLWWYAVIGLCQGVFGLFTMCLPPLFPTLLRTTGAGFCYNIGRIVAAAGTVMFKLYVPVGDYRLALYYAGLLFIPAAAIALLLPEEE; encoded by the coding sequence ATGAGTCAGCCTGCCGCGCCCCAAGAAATCACCCGCCTGCGGGACCTGTCCTCGCACCAAAAAAAGTCAGGTCTCGCCGCCTGGCTCGGCTGGCTGTTCGATGGCCTGGACATGCACATCTACACGCTAGTGGCCACGCCTTTTGTCGCGGCCCTGCTGATGAAGGATGGCATTGCGGCCCCCTCGGGTGAAGTGGATACGAAGGCTTCCATCATCCAGGCTGCCTTCCTCGTGGGTTGGGCGCTGGGCGGCGGGGTTTTCGGCTGGATCGGTGATCGCCTGGGCCGCAGCCGCACGCTGGTGCTGACCATTCTTTTCTATGCGGGCTTTACCGGCCTCTCCTACTTCTGCACCGAGTGGTGGCACCTGCTGATCTGCCGTTTCCTGTCCGCCCTGGGCATCGGCGGTGAGTGGGCCGTGGGGGCCTCCCTGCTGTCTGAAACTTGGCCGAAGAAATGGCGGCCCTGGATTGCGGCCACGCTGCAAACGGCCGTCAATATGGGGGTGCTGCTGGCCTGTCTGGCCGGATGGCTGCTGAAGGATGATGAAAGCCATCGCACCATCTTCCTGGTCGGCATTTTGCCAGCCTTGCTGACTCTGTGGATCCGCAAGGCTGTGCCTGAAACGGAGGAGTGGGAGGAAGCCCGCAAGGGGACCAAACCGCCGCGCATTGGAGAGCTCTTTGGCAAAAAGGTGGCCGGGACGACGTGGCGCGTGATGATCATTTGTGCGGTGTCCCTCACGGCGCACTGGGCCTTCATGTTCTGGCAGCAGAGCCTCATCCGCGCCCTGCCCGAGGTCAAAAATCTCACGGGGCCGGAGCAAACGAACGCGGTGGTGGTGGCGCTGATGTACATCATGGTGGGCTCCATCATCGGCAACTATGTGGCCGGAGCAGCGGCGAAGATCATGGGTTATCGCCGGGCCATCACGCTGATGCTGCTGGCCTATGGGATCTGTATGTTGACGGCCTTTTCGCAGACATGGACGCACCAGCAGATGCTCTGGTGGTATGCCGTCATTGGTTTGTGCCAGGGCGTCTTCGGCCTCTTCACCATGTGCCTGCCGCCGCTCTTCCCCACGCTGTTGCGCACCACCGGGGCGGGTTTCTGTTACAACATTGGCCGCATCGTCGCCGCCGCAGGCACCGTGATGTTCAAGCTCTACGTCCCGGTGGGCGACTATCGTCTTGCGCTTTACTATGCCGGCCTGCTCTTCATTCCCGCTGCCGCCATCGCGCTGCTGCTGCCGGAGGAGGAGTGA
- a CDS encoding addiction module protein, which translates to MPVTLDTLYASARGLPVMDQGQLVSLLLADLSTGLVETQDAELEAIADEREAEMDTDPTATLSHEGMMHFINSRRR; encoded by the coding sequence ATGCCTGTGACTTTGGACACTCTCTACGCCTCCGCACGCGGGCTGCCTGTCATGGATCAGGGGCAACTGGTCTCGTTGCTGTTGGCCGATCTCTCCACGGGCTTGGTCGAAACTCAAGACGCCGAACTGGAAGCGATAGCGGATGAGCGTGAGGCCGAAATGGACACGGATCCGACTGCCACACTTTCCCATGAGGGCATGATGCATTTCATCAACAGTCGCCGTCGGTGA
- a CDS encoding type II toxin-antitoxin system RelE/ParE family toxin: protein MKVVYHRLVQADLDQAWHYYEEASSGLGDQFFKEFLEMIAAIQRHPQRWGFASRGRRLAQFKRFPYKMLYRVEAERIKVLVVKHQKRRPSYGDGRH, encoded by the coding sequence GTGAAGGTTGTTTATCACAGGCTTGTGCAGGCCGATCTTGATCAGGCCTGGCACTACTATGAGGAGGCCTCCTCTGGCTTGGGTGATCAGTTTTTCAAAGAGTTTTTGGAGATGATTGCGGCCATTCAGCGGCACCCTCAGCGCTGGGGTTTTGCCAGCCGAGGGCGTCGTCTGGCCCAGTTCAAACGCTTCCCATACAAAATGCTGTACCGCGTGGAGGCTGAGCGGATTAAAGTGCTCGTCGTAAAGCATCAAAAGCGTCGTCCTTCGTATGGAGATGGACGTCACTGA
- a CDS encoding MauE/DoxX family redox-associated membrane protein — MFKLLLHLLFGSVFVYAGAVKAWDPGLFLMDVRSFDLLPDPYAAWLAMFLPWLEIFSGLAVITGVLRKGGLLVLNASLLAFLVAIGISWYRGIDIQCGCFGSSEASSNYVELIVRDVVLLALGLYLQMKGGQKITSPPSSSPVV, encoded by the coding sequence ATGTTCAAACTCCTCCTTCATCTTCTCTTCGGCAGCGTCTTCGTCTATGCCGGAGCTGTGAAGGCTTGGGATCCGGGGTTGTTTTTGATGGATGTGCGCAGCTTTGATCTGCTGCCAGATCCGTATGCGGCTTGGTTGGCCATGTTTCTGCCCTGGCTGGAGATCTTCTCCGGCTTGGCGGTGATCACGGGTGTCTTGCGCAAGGGAGGTCTGTTGGTCTTGAATGCCAGCCTGCTGGCCTTTCTGGTGGCCATTGGCATCTCCTGGTATCGGGGCATCGACATCCAGTGCGGCTGCTTCGGCAGCAGCGAGGCCAGCAGCAACTATGTGGAACTCATCGTTCGCGATGTGGTCCTGCTGGCCCTGGGGCTTTATCTGCAAATGAAAGGTGGCCAGAAGATCACTTCGCCGCCTTCTTCTTCGCCGGTGGTTTGA